The Streptomonospora litoralis genome window below encodes:
- a CDS encoding fumarylacetoacetate hydrolase family protein: MQTTWVPGADASGYGADNLPYGVFAPPGSPPRVGVRVGEWVLDLAGALGDPAFDAPTLSPFMARGSTAWRATRAKVSGMLGAEKGRAAAEPHLVPLSRVELLQPFDVADYVVFQGAAEHAACEYSLLRPGAALPEAWYLQPAGRHGRAGAVAVSGTGIRRPVGQLAAPGEDPVLGCSEWVDVEAQLGFVVGVPTSPGRTVPVGDFAEHVFGVVLVQDWSARDIEEWESAPLGPLAGASFAASVSPWVVPTDALGAARFSGREQAPEPMAHLRRAADWGLRIGLEFAVNGGIVSRPPGALLYWTPDQLLAHLTGNGAALRTGDLFTSGAVSGGEPGEGGSLLELTAGGKEPLRLADGSVRSSIADGDRVDVGAWARGMGGGLIRLGEVGAPLRPAAG; encoded by the coding sequence GAGCAGACAACCTGCCCTACGGCGTGTTCGCGCCTCCCGGTTCCCCGCCGCGGGTGGGTGTGCGCGTCGGCGAATGGGTGCTCGACCTCGCCGGTGCACTGGGCGACCCGGCGTTCGACGCGCCGACCCTGAGCCCCTTCATGGCGCGCGGCTCCACGGCCTGGCGCGCCACCCGGGCGAAGGTGAGCGGGATGCTGGGAGCCGAGAAGGGCCGTGCGGCGGCCGAACCCCACCTGGTCCCGTTGTCCCGGGTCGAGCTGCTGCAGCCGTTCGACGTCGCCGACTACGTCGTGTTCCAGGGGGCCGCGGAGCACGCCGCCTGTGAATACTCCCTGCTCAGGCCGGGGGCCGCGCTGCCCGAGGCGTGGTACCTCCAGCCCGCCGGCCGGCACGGCAGGGCGGGAGCGGTGGCGGTCTCCGGTACCGGGATCAGGCGCCCGGTCGGGCAGCTCGCGGCGCCCGGAGAGGACCCGGTCCTCGGGTGCAGCGAGTGGGTGGACGTGGAGGCGCAGCTGGGCTTCGTGGTGGGGGTGCCGACGTCGCCGGGGCGCACCGTGCCCGTCGGCGACTTCGCCGAGCACGTGTTCGGCGTTGTGCTAGTACAGGACTGGAGTGCCCGCGACATCGAGGAGTGGGAGAGCGCTCCGCTCGGCCCGCTCGCCGGGGCCTCGTTCGCCGCCTCCGTCTCGCCCTGGGTGGTGCCGACGGACGCGTTGGGCGCGGCGCGGTTCTCCGGCCGCGAGCAGGCGCCGGAACCGATGGCGCACCTGAGGAGGGCGGCCGACTGGGGGCTGCGGATCGGGCTGGAGTTCGCCGTCAACGGCGGGATCGTCTCGCGGCCGCCGGGCGCGCTGCTGTACTGGACGCCCGACCAGCTGCTCGCCCACCTCACCGGCAACGGCGCGGCGCTGCGCACGGGGGACCTGTTCACGTCGGGCGCCGTCTCGGGCGGCGAGCCCGGGGAGGGCGGCAGCCTGCTGGAGCTGACCGCAGGCGGCAAGGAGCCGCTGCGGCTGGCCGACGGATCCGTGCGCTCCTCCATCGCCGACGGCGACAGGGTCGACGTGGGCGCCTGGGCGCGGGGGATGGGCGGCGGACTCATCCGGCTGGGCGAGGTCGGCGCCCCGCTGCGCCCCGCGGCCGGCTGA
- a CDS encoding mechanosensitive ion channel family protein encodes MAGVRAAEAAVPPPVGGSESPVLMAQGGPVVEWLSANSGAFISGAIQIVLVLVIALILRAVAGRLIDHAIKRMMASHQRIGSGRLGKGVLAKANGSKNERQQQRADTISSVLRSVASVVIIGVAVVMVLGELGINLGPILMSAGVLGLAIGFGAQSLVQDFLSGVFMLMEDQYGVGDVVDVGDAVGTVEEVTLRITKIRDLNGGLWYVRNGEIVRVCNMNQDWANAVVEIPLDASVDMGHATAVVERSLDAFAELPEQSEKLLERPDSNGVVGIANGAVTIRVIAKTKPGDQWALGRDLRGHLKRDFDEANIRLAYPMPLNAAGSS; translated from the coding sequence ATGGCAGGCGTGCGCGCGGCAGAGGCGGCGGTGCCGCCGCCGGTCGGCGGTTCGGAGTCCCCTGTCCTGATGGCGCAGGGCGGCCCCGTCGTCGAGTGGCTCTCGGCGAACTCGGGAGCCTTCATCTCCGGCGCGATCCAGATCGTGCTGGTCCTGGTCATCGCCCTGATCCTGCGAGCGGTCGCCGGGCGGCTCATCGACCACGCCATCAAGCGGATGATGGCCTCTCACCAGCGCATCGGCAGCGGTCGGCTGGGCAAGGGGGTGCTGGCCAAGGCCAACGGCTCCAAGAACGAGCGCCAGCAGCAGCGGGCCGACACGATCAGCTCGGTGCTGCGCAGTGTCGCCTCGGTGGTGATCATCGGCGTCGCGGTCGTCATGGTCCTGGGTGAGCTGGGCATCAACCTCGGCCCCATCCTGATGAGCGCGGGCGTGCTCGGCCTGGCGATCGGTTTCGGCGCGCAGAGCCTCGTGCAGGACTTCCTCTCCGGTGTGTTCATGCTGATGGAGGACCAGTACGGCGTCGGCGACGTCGTGGACGTCGGCGACGCGGTGGGCACCGTGGAGGAGGTCACCCTTCGCATCACCAAGATCCGCGACCTCAACGGCGGCCTGTGGTACGTCCGCAACGGCGAGATCGTGCGGGTGTGCAACATGAACCAGGACTGGGCCAACGCGGTCGTGGAGATCCCGCTGGACGCATCGGTGGACATGGGGCACGCCACCGCGGTCGTCGAGCGCAGCCTGGACGCGTTCGCCGAGCTCCCCGAGCAGTCCGAGAAGCTGCTGGAGCGCCCCGACTCCAACGGTGTGGTCGGCATCGCCAACGGCGCCGTCACCATCCGCGTCATAGCCAAGACCAAGCCCGGCGACCAGTGGGCGCTGGGCCGCGACCTGCGCGGCCACCTCAAGCGCGACTTCGACGAGGCGAACATCCGGCTCGCCTACCCCATGCCCCTCAACGCCGCCGGAAGCTCCTGA
- a CDS encoding beta-N-acetylhexosaminidase, translating to MPAESLVPRPAELSTGSYDGLVLTASTRIDADFAARGTEAWLRAELGAATGFPLARGDGQNAQIRLSVDPSAGLGSEGYRLIVDGEGALVVGHDPAGVFYGAQTLRQLLPPAAYRRAPLTAETRWTLPSVRITDRPRFGWRGCMLDVGRHFMPKHDVLRFVDLIAAHKLNVLHLHLTDDQGWRVEIRRYPRLTEVGAWREESQIGAARPPAFDGRPHGGFYTQDDIREIVAYAAARHITVVPEIDVPGHSQAAIAAYPELGEGDPVGVARHWGIIENVLNVADSTLDFYRGVFDEILELFPSTYVCVGGDECPKEQWRASETARQRIREEGLADEDELQSWFIRQFDAYLAERGRRLLGWDEILEGGLASGATVMSWRGTEGGIAAARAGHDVVMCPTDTSYLDYRQASGDDEPVPVGTVLSTADVYASEPVPAELAGAEAERVLGAQVNVWTEHMDSPRAVDYMVFPRLSAFAEQVWSSGPRDYAEFLPRLEGHLARLDALGVEYRPPTGPRPWQRRPGVAGRPA from the coding sequence GTGCCCGCTGAATCGCTGGTGCCGCGGCCGGCCGAACTGTCGACCGGCTCCTATGACGGCCTCGTGCTGACCGCGTCGACGAGGATCGACGCCGACTTCGCGGCTCGCGGCACCGAGGCGTGGCTGCGCGCGGAGCTGGGCGCGGCCACCGGTTTCCCGCTGGCCCGCGGCGACGGGCAGAACGCGCAGATCCGGCTGAGTGTGGACCCCTCGGCCGGTCTGGGGAGCGAGGGCTACCGGCTCATCGTCGACGGCGAGGGCGCGCTGGTCGTCGGCCACGACCCCGCCGGGGTCTTCTACGGTGCGCAGACCCTGCGCCAGCTGCTGCCCCCGGCCGCCTACCGCCGCGCGCCGCTGACCGCCGAGACGCGGTGGACGCTGCCCAGCGTGCGCATCACCGACCGGCCGCGCTTCGGCTGGCGCGGATGCATGCTCGACGTGGGCCGGCACTTCATGCCCAAGCACGACGTGCTCCGGTTCGTCGACCTGATCGCCGCGCACAAGCTCAACGTGCTGCACCTGCACCTGACCGACGACCAGGGCTGGCGCGTGGAGATCCGGCGCTACCCCCGCCTGACGGAGGTCGGCGCCTGGCGCGAGGAGAGCCAGATCGGTGCCGCGCGGCCGCCCGCCTTCGACGGCCGCCCCCACGGCGGCTTCTACACCCAGGACGACATCCGCGAGATCGTCGCCTACGCCGCCGCCCGGCACATCACCGTCGTCCCCGAGATCGACGTTCCCGGCCACTCGCAGGCCGCCATCGCCGCCTACCCCGAACTGGGCGAGGGCGATCCGGTCGGGGTCGCCCGGCACTGGGGGATCATCGAGAACGTCCTCAACGTCGCCGATTCGACGCTGGACTTCTACCGCGGCGTGTTCGACGAGATCCTGGAGCTGTTCCCGAGCACGTACGTGTGCGTGGGCGGCGACGAGTGCCCCAAGGAGCAGTGGCGGGCCAGCGAGACCGCCCGGCAGCGCATCCGCGAGGAGGGCCTGGCCGACGAGGACGAGCTGCAGAGCTGGTTCATCCGGCAGTTCGACGCCTACCTCGCCGAACGCGGCCGGCGCCTGCTGGGCTGGGACGAGATCCTGGAGGGCGGCCTGGCGTCCGGGGCGACGGTGATGTCGTGGCGCGGCACCGAGGGCGGAATCGCCGCCGCGCGGGCGGGCCACGACGTGGTGATGTGCCCGACCGACACCTCCTACCTGGACTACCGCCAGGCGTCCGGCGACGACGAGCCCGTTCCGGTCGGCACCGTGCTGAGTACCGCCGACGTGTATGCGAGCGAGCCCGTCCCGGCCGAGCTGGCCGGCGCCGAGGCCGAGCGGGTCCTCGGCGCCCAGGTCAACGTCTGGACCGAGCACATGGACAGTCCGCGCGCGGTGGACTACATGGTCTTCCCGCGGCTGTCGGCCTTCGCCGAGCAGGTATGGTCGTCCGGCCCGCGGGACTACGCGGAGTTCCTGCCGCGCCTGGAGGGCCACCTGGCGCGCCTGGACGCGCTGGGTGTGGAGTACCGCCCGCCGACCGGACCCCGACCGTGGCAGCGCCGCCCGGGAGTGGCCGGGCGGCCCGCGTAG
- a CDS encoding AsnC family transcriptional regulator, which produces MNAASTLQLDTVDAAIVHELRADGRLAFEALAGRVGLSRAAARLRVRRLLDSGALRVVGVLHPAVRGVGASAHLSIGVRGTAADAAAAVAALPAVASVSVTTGRHPVSAEVRAGDLERLSAAVEGVRALPRVSTAAAAVHTRTLKDPYLGSAPPPRISPDETDRRLLGLLESDGRSSFAEMAGRVGLSAGAVRSRVKRLLESGAVRVTALLDPAAAGMAVHGGFAARLENDADAAAESVAQTDDVRFLARCLGPADAIGTIAAASPTTLHEAFDRLRGLPGVRLTRTWLHLAHVKDYYDA; this is translated from the coding sequence GTGAACGCTGCAAGCACGCTCCAGCTCGACACCGTGGACGCCGCGATCGTGCACGAACTCCGCGCCGACGGCAGGCTGGCCTTCGAGGCACTGGCCGGGCGCGTGGGCCTTTCGCGCGCGGCCGCCCGGCTGCGGGTGCGGCGGCTGCTGGACAGCGGCGCCCTGCGCGTGGTCGGCGTGCTGCATCCCGCCGTGCGCGGTGTGGGCGCGTCCGCGCACCTGTCGATCGGCGTGCGCGGCACCGCCGCCGACGCCGCCGCGGCCGTGGCGGCCCTGCCCGCGGTAGCGTCCGTGTCGGTCACCACCGGGCGCCACCCCGTCAGCGCCGAAGTGCGGGCCGGCGACCTGGAGCGGCTGAGCGCCGCGGTCGAAGGCGTGCGCGCACTGCCGCGGGTGAGTACGGCGGCGGCAGCGGTGCACACCCGGACGCTGAAGGACCCCTACCTCGGTTCGGCCCCGCCGCCGCGCATCTCACCGGACGAGACCGACCGGCGGCTGCTCGGTCTGCTGGAGTCCGACGGGCGGTCGTCCTTCGCCGAGATGGCCGGACGCGTCGGGCTCTCCGCCGGAGCGGTGCGCAGCAGGGTGAAGCGGCTGCTGGAGAGCGGAGCGGTACGCGTGACCGCCCTGCTGGACCCCGCGGCCGCGGGCATGGCGGTGCACGGCGGCTTCGCCGCCCGGCTGGAGAACGACGCCGACGCGGCGGCCGAGAGCGTCGCCCAGACCGACGACGTCCGCTTCCTGGCCCGCTGCCTAGGCCCGGCGGACGCGATCGGCACGATCGCGGCGGCCTCGCCGACCACCCTGCACGAGGCCTTCGACCGCCTGCGCGGCCTCCCCGGCGTCCGCCTCACCCGGACGTGGCTGCACCTGGCCCACGTCAAGGATTACTACGACGCCTGA
- a CDS encoding DMT family transporter: MVWSVLVALAGAFCMALGSALQERDAVRAPGRSVAPVGFLVHLARRPRWVLGTVGAGAGVALHLVALSGAPLTIIQPIGVTGLLFAIVLSALFNRRRVRPNQIAAGAAVMVGLTGLLLLFPHSAQTPQMSTGTGLILTGSVLALGCAAYLGAHWLPPTPRVLLLATVGGVALGTTSALARVVAANTAADAAALLTWLTPLCVLIAVFGGLFQQNAYRTGHFAAAYATLLVVDPITGAGIGALLLGEGLPATPVAQLLATAAALLAIGGTVVLALARNRNPEAMQPASAEEPPAAKPDPAAAGTRASTTTTSGESR, from the coding sequence ATCGTCTGGTCCGTACTCGTCGCCCTGGCAGGTGCGTTCTGCATGGCACTGGGGTCGGCGCTGCAGGAGCGCGACGCCGTGCGCGCACCGGGCCGCAGCGTGGCCCCCGTCGGCTTCCTCGTGCATCTCGCGCGGCGCCCGCGCTGGGTGCTGGGCACCGTGGGCGCGGGTGCGGGCGTCGCGCTGCACCTGGTGGCGCTCAGCGGAGCCCCGCTCACGATCATCCAGCCCATCGGCGTGACCGGCCTGCTGTTCGCGATCGTGCTCTCCGCCCTGTTCAACCGCCGCCGGGTGCGGCCCAACCAGATCGCCGCCGGCGCGGCCGTGATGGTCGGGCTGACCGGACTGCTGCTGCTGTTCCCGCACAGCGCGCAGACGCCGCAGATGTCGACGGGCACCGGCCTGATCCTGACCGGCAGCGTGCTTGCGCTGGGCTGCGCCGCCTATCTGGGGGCCCACTGGCTTCCGCCCACTCCGCGGGTGCTGCTGCTGGCCACCGTCGGCGGGGTCGCTCTGGGGACGACCTCGGCGCTGGCACGGGTGGTGGCCGCCAACACGGCGGCCGACGCGGCGGCGCTGCTCACCTGGCTGACACCGCTGTGCGTGCTGATCGCCGTCTTCGGCGGGCTGTTCCAGCAGAACGCCTATCGCACCGGCCACTTCGCCGCCGCCTACGCCACCCTGCTGGTCGTCGACCCGATCACCGGCGCGGGGATCGGTGCGCTGCTGCTGGGCGAAGGGCTGCCCGCCACGCCCGTCGCACAGCTGCTGGCCACCGCCGCGGCGCTGCTGGCCATCGGCGGCACCGTCGTCCTGGCGCTGGCCCGCAACCGCAACCCCGAGGCGATGCAGCCGGCCTCGGCCGAAGAACCTCCCGCAGCAAAGCCCGATCCCGCGGCCGCGGGCACCCGGGCATCCACGACCACGACCTCAGGAGAGTCCCGATGA
- a CDS encoding glycosyltransferase — protein sequence MTPLSQRAPLRTGAREEADGHDRLRVLIAADTYPPDVNGAAYFTYRLATGLAARGHDVHVVCASPVGEPGVSVRDGVTMHHLRSASVLVHETMRTTVPMGINGHLTRLIDRLRPHVVHAQSHFTASRAAMSRARMAGVPVVLTNHFMPDNLFAHAHVPARLHSLVGELAWRDMVRVAHAADYVTTPTRRAADLLTEKGFGRPVEAVSCGIDLERFHPRPAERAAARERFGLPDRDTVAFVGRLDEEKRIDDLIRALARVAERRDAQLALVGIGQREQELRRLAAELGVADRVHFLGFVPDADLPQVYVAADLFAIGSVAELQSIATLEAMSTGLPVVAADALALPHLVSAGHNGYLYTPGDIATLAERLLAVLEPERARTEMGAASREIARRHDHRRSLDRFTEIYGDVRPRGLGGLRRSRAPLSPPRQRTRRPVIAA from the coding sequence ATGACCCCCTTGAGCCAACGCGCACCGCTCCGTACCGGCGCCCGGGAGGAGGCCGACGGCCACGACCGGCTCCGCGTCCTGATCGCGGCCGACACCTACCCGCCCGACGTCAACGGCGCCGCCTACTTCACCTACCGCCTGGCCACGGGCCTGGCCGCCCGAGGGCACGACGTCCACGTGGTCTGCGCGTCCCCGGTGGGCGAGCCGGGCGTCAGCGTGCGCGACGGCGTGACGATGCACCACCTGCGCTCGGCCTCGGTGCTGGTGCACGAGACCATGCGCACCACTGTGCCGATGGGTATCAACGGTCACCTGACCCGGTTGATCGACCGGCTGCGTCCGCACGTCGTGCACGCCCAGAGCCACTTCACCGCCAGCCGCGCGGCCATGTCTCGCGCCCGCATGGCGGGCGTCCCCGTCGTGCTGACCAACCACTTCATGCCGGACAACCTGTTCGCCCACGCCCACGTTCCCGCGCGGCTGCACAGCCTGGTGGGCGAGCTGGCCTGGCGCGACATGGTGCGGGTGGCCCACGCCGCCGACTACGTCACCACGCCCACCCGGCGCGCGGCCGATCTGCTGACGGAGAAGGGCTTCGGCCGCCCGGTAGAAGCCGTCTCCTGCGGCATCGACCTGGAGCGGTTCCACCCCCGTCCGGCCGAACGCGCCGCCGCCCGCGAGCGCTTCGGACTGCCCGACCGCGACACCGTGGCCTTCGTCGGGCGGCTCGACGAGGAGAAGCGCATCGACGACCTCATCCGGGCGCTGGCGCGGGTGGCGGAGCGCCGCGACGCGCAGCTGGCCCTCGTCGGCATCGGCCAGCGCGAGCAGGAGCTGCGCCGCCTCGCCGCCGAACTCGGGGTGGCCGACCGGGTGCACTTCCTCGGGTTCGTGCCCGACGCCGACCTCCCGCAGGTCTATGTCGCGGCCGACCTGTTCGCCATCGGCAGCGTCGCCGAACTGCAGAGCATCGCCACCCTGGAGGCCATGTCGACAGGCCTTCCGGTCGTGGCCGCCGACGCGCTCGCGCTGCCGCACCTGGTCTCTGCCGGGCACAACGGATACCTGTACACGCCCGGCGACATCGCGACGCTGGCCGAGCGCCTGCTGGCGGTGCTGGAGCCCGAGCGCGCCCGCACCGAAATGGGGGCCGCAAGCCGCGAGATCGCCCGGCGGCACGACCACCGCCGCTCGCTGGACCGGTTCACCGAGATCTACGGCGACGTCCGCCCCCGCGGTCTCGGCGGCCTGCGCCGCTCCCGTGCGCCGCTGAGCCCTCCGCGGCAGCGGACGCGCCGCCCCGTCATCGCCGCCTGA
- a CDS encoding LysR family transcriptional regulator has translation MLDLRRLQLLKEFAEQGTIAGTAEALGYTPSAVSQQLSALERQAGTPLLDRTARSAELTDSGRLLVVHAEQILAMVEAAESVLAAQSDVAVGTVTVTAFPTAAVAFAPLLAQSLRRHEGMQLVLRQSVGEAGARQVSSAEVDIAVIDDWSGRRPESGAGKLRHLHLLHDPLVLALPTDHPLADTRRPVELHRLLDEPWIAAPSGEPSRIGTDKLFAALGGAPAAAWEFQGQGTILSLVARGIGIAAVPALALGAGTSGLTFRRLPEAPAREVRAVVRATSMRRPAIEATLRALQEAATRVQWTLDDALGGAEAV, from the coding sequence ATGCTTGATCTGCGGAGGCTGCAACTACTCAAGGAGTTCGCGGAGCAGGGCACCATCGCCGGCACCGCCGAGGCCCTGGGCTACACGCCTTCGGCGGTCTCGCAGCAGCTGTCGGCACTGGAGCGCCAAGCGGGAACGCCGCTGCTGGACCGTACCGCGCGCAGCGCCGAGCTGACCGACAGCGGCCGCCTGCTGGTCGTGCACGCCGAGCAGATCCTGGCCATGGTCGAGGCCGCGGAGTCGGTGCTGGCGGCGCAGAGCGACGTCGCCGTGGGGACGGTCACCGTGACGGCGTTCCCCACGGCCGCGGTCGCGTTCGCCCCCCTGCTGGCGCAGAGCCTGCGCCGGCACGAGGGCATGCAGCTGGTGCTGCGGCAGAGCGTCGGTGAGGCCGGAGCACGCCAGGTCTCCTCCGCGGAGGTGGACATCGCGGTGATCGACGACTGGTCGGGGCGCCGCCCCGAAAGCGGGGCGGGCAAGCTCCGCCACCTGCACCTGCTACACGATCCCCTCGTCCTGGCACTGCCGACCGACCATCCGCTGGCCGACACCCGGCGGCCGGTCGAACTGCACCGGCTGCTGGACGAGCCCTGGATCGCCGCGCCGAGCGGAGAGCCCTCGCGCATCGGCACCGACAAGCTGTTCGCCGCCTTGGGCGGGGCTCCCGCGGCCGCCTGGGAGTTCCAGGGCCAGGGCACCATCCTCAGCCTGGTGGCACGGGGGATCGGTATCGCCGCGGTGCCCGCGCTCGCGCTGGGGGCCGGCACGTCGGGGCTCACCTTCCGGCGCCTGCCCGAGGCCCCGGCGCGCGAGGTACGCGCCGTGGTGCGCGCCACCAGCATGCGCCGCCCGGCGATCGAGGCCACGCTGCGCGCGCTCCAAGAGGCCGCGACCCGGGTGCAGTGGACGCTCGACGACGCTCTGGGCGGCGCCGAGGCGGTGTGA
- a CDS encoding pyridoxal phosphate-dependent aminotransferase — protein sequence MSVTVSATLAVNEALAEKRRRGLPVLPLGFGEAGLPVHPAMREALAAGGDKNAYGPVAGAAELRDAAAGYWQRRGLPTDPDLVVAGPGSKPLLYSLLLSLGGDTAAAAPSWVSYAAQAHLAGYRCLQIPTAPAQGGVPQPELLAAAVGRARAQGRDVRSVIVTAPDNPTGTLASEATVRRLAETARELGLVVISDEIYRDLVHNDGERVHSAAEFAPERTVVSTGLSKNLALGGWRLGVVRLPDSDLGRSLRADLLGVASEIWSSPAAPIQQAAAYAFTEPRELTAHIRRSARLHGTVARAAADRFAAAGAMAAAPQAAFYSYPDLEAWRDHLARRHGVTTGAELTGLLLEEYGVGVLPGSEFGDSPHALRMRVATSLLYGETEDQRATALESDDPLALPWIADHLDRLSEVLELVGPREAPEDGAGPPTAAARCD from the coding sequence ATGTCTGTCACCGTGTCCGCGACCCTCGCCGTTAACGAGGCACTCGCCGAGAAGCGGCGCCGCGGGCTTCCCGTACTGCCGCTGGGATTCGGCGAGGCGGGATTACCCGTACACCCCGCCATGCGGGAGGCCCTGGCCGCGGGAGGTGACAAGAACGCCTACGGGCCCGTCGCCGGAGCCGCCGAACTGCGCGACGCCGCCGCCGGATACTGGCAGCGCCGCGGCCTGCCCACCGACCCCGACCTGGTGGTGGCCGGACCCGGCAGCAAGCCGCTCCTCTACAGCCTGCTGCTGAGCCTGGGCGGCGACACCGCCGCCGCCGCGCCGAGCTGGGTCAGCTACGCCGCCCAGGCGCACCTGGCCGGCTACCGGTGCCTGCAGATCCCCACGGCTCCCGCTCAGGGCGGGGTACCCCAGCCGGAGTTGCTGGCCGCGGCGGTGGGCCGGGCACGCGCCCAGGGCCGCGACGTGCGCTCGGTGATCGTGACCGCCCCCGACAACCCCACCGGGACGCTGGCCTCCGAGGCGACGGTGCGCCGCCTCGCCGAGACGGCCCGCGAGCTGGGCCTGGTCGTCATCTCCGACGAGATCTATCGCGACCTCGTCCACAACGACGGCGAACGCGTCCACAGCGCCGCCGAGTTCGCCCCCGAACGCACCGTGGTCTCCACCGGCCTCAGCAAGAACCTGGCGCTGGGCGGCTGGCGGCTGGGCGTCGTCCGGCTGCCCGACAGCGACCTCGGCCGCTCCCTGCGCGCCGACCTCCTCGGGGTCGCCAGCGAGATCTGGTCCAGCCCCGCAGCCCCCATCCAGCAGGCGGCGGCCTACGCCTTCACCGAGCCCCGCGAACTCACCGCGCACATCCGCCGCAGCGCCCGGCTGCACGGCACGGTCGCGCGCGCCGCGGCCGACCGCTTCGCCGCGGCGGGCGCCATGGCCGCGGCCCCTCAGGCCGCCTTCTACTCCTATCCCGACCTGGAGGCGTGGCGCGATCATCTGGCCCGCCGGCACGGCGTCACCACCGGCGCCGAACTGACCGGGCTGCTGCTGGAGGAGTACGGCGTGGGCGTGCTGCCCGGATCGGAGTTCGGCGACAGTCCGCACGCCCTGCGCATGCGGGTCGCCACGAGCCTGCTCTACGGCGAGACCGAGGACCAGCGCGCCACCGCCCTGGAGTCCGACGACCCGCTCGCGCTGCCCTGGATCGCCGACCACCTCGACCGGCTCAGCGAGGTTCTGGAACTGGTGGGGCCGCGCGAGGCCCCCGAGGACGGTGCCGGGCCGCCGACCGCCGCGGCGCGGTGCGACTGA
- a CDS encoding glycosyltransferase family 4 protein: MHPLYPSPSSAPARPLRVALVTESFLPQVNGVTNSVCRVADHLRARGHEALILAPGTGPATYAGFPVVRLPSVPLPGYRTFAVGLPSRRLVMAALRAFAPDVVHLASPVLLGNAAVEVARPLALPTVAVYQTDLPGFAARHGVPGAEALWPLLRQIHAAVDRTLVPSSATRRALAGHGFPRLSLWQRGVDTERFHPRHRDEELRRRLAPDGEVLVGYIGRLSKDKRVDLLAHAARLRGARLVVVGDGPDRARLRRRIPSAVFTGQRTGTDLSRLYAALDVFVHTGADETFCQAIQEALASGVPVVAPAAGGPLDLVEHEGNGLLFDPASVRELRVALGRLIHNGALRRRMAAAARPAVESRTWEVVGDQLLDHYRSVIAPQQVEPRVPVRN, encoded by the coding sequence ATGCATCCGCTGTACCCATCCCCCAGTTCCGCCCCCGCCCGCCCGTTGCGCGTGGCGCTCGTGACCGAGTCCTTCCTGCCCCAGGTCAACGGCGTGACCAACTCGGTCTGCCGCGTGGCCGACCACTTGCGCGCACGCGGCCACGAGGCCCTCATCCTCGCGCCCGGGACGGGGCCGGCCACCTACGCGGGCTTCCCCGTGGTGCGGCTGCCCAGCGTGCCGCTGCCCGGGTACCGCACGTTCGCGGTGGGCCTGCCCTCGCGGCGGCTGGTGATGGCCGCCCTGCGGGCCTTCGCCCCCGATGTCGTGCACCTGGCTTCGCCCGTACTGCTGGGCAACGCCGCCGTCGAGGTCGCCCGCCCGCTGGCGCTGCCCACGGTGGCGGTCTACCAGACCGACCTGCCGGGCTTCGCCGCTCGGCACGGGGTGCCCGGCGCGGAGGCCCTCTGGCCGCTGCTGCGCCAGATCCACGCCGCCGTCGACCGCACTCTTGTGCCCTCCTCCGCAACCCGGCGCGCGCTCGCCGGACACGGTTTCCCCCGGCTGAGCCTGTGGCAGCGCGGTGTGGACACCGAGCGGTTCCATCCGCGCCACCGCGACGAGGAGCTGCGCCGGCGGCTGGCCCCCGACGGCGAGGTGCTGGTCGGCTACATCGGCCGGTTGTCCAAGGACAAGCGCGTGGACCTGCTGGCCCATGCGGCTCGGCTGCGCGGCGCGCGGCTGGTGGTCGTCGGCGACGGTCCCGACCGTGCACGCCTGCGCCGCAGGATCCCCTCTGCGGTGTTCACCGGCCAGCGCACCGGCACGGACCTCTCCCGCCTCTACGCGGCGCTGGACGTGTTTGTACACACCGGCGCCGACGAGACCTTCTGCCAGGCGATCCAGGAGGCCCTGGCCTCGGGGGTGCCGGTGGTGGCTCCGGCGGCGGGCGGGCCGCTGGACCTGGTCGAGCACGAGGGCAACGGGCTGCTGTTCGACCCGGCCTCCGTGCGTGAACTGCGCGTCGCGCTGGGCCGACTGATCCACAACGGCGCGCTGCGAAGGCGCATGGCCGCCGCCGCCCGGCCCGCGGTGGAGTCGCGGACCTGGGAGGTCGTCGGCGATCAGCTGCTGGACCACTACCGTTCGGTGATCGCGCCCCAACAGGTGGAGCCCCGGGTTCCGGTGCGCAACTGA
- a CDS encoding DUF6457 domain-containing protein, producing the protein MTLVEWAQQVCAELELNDEIGKADVDRILDLAKDAAHSVARPAAPLTTYLLGIAVGRGADPAQAASALAALAREHADGSSEDG; encoded by the coding sequence ATGACCCTGGTCGAATGGGCGCAGCAGGTCTGCGCCGAACTGGAGTTGAACGACGAGATCGGCAAGGCCGACGTCGACCGCATCCTCGACCTCGCTAAGGACGCCGCCCACTCGGTGGCCCGGCCCGCGGCCCCGCTGACCACCTACCTGCTCGGCATCGCGGTGGGCCGGGGCGCCGATCCCGCCCAGGCGGCGTCGGCGCTGGCGGCGCTGGCCCGCGAGCACGCCGACGGATCCTCCGAGGACGGCTGA